In the Flavobacterium acetivorans genome, one interval contains:
- a CDS encoding formylglycine-generating enzyme family protein, whose protein sequence is MLKTKIAVFLLLLLIATSLQAQQTPMVSIKRGAYIPLYGTTDKKPVEILAFNMDVYPVTNAQYLAFVQKYPEYSRSKMKGIFADKSYLSQWQSDFNYGKNNLSNAPVTNVSWFAAKKYCECQGKRLPKMDEWEYVAMADEKRIDARSKEDFNKYIMSWYEKPKTDTNPVGQTFKNYWGVYDMHGLVWEWTADFNSIFLSGESRKDKDTDKNLFCGSGSVNATDLMNYAAFMRYAFRGSLKARYTTKNLGFRCATDKIPQPKSIQKSKK, encoded by the coding sequence ATGTTAAAAACTAAAATAGCCGTATTTTTATTATTGTTATTAATAGCAACATCGCTACAGGCGCAACAAACTCCAATGGTTTCTATAAAAAGGGGGGCTTATATCCCCCTTTATGGAACCACGGATAAAAAACCGGTAGAGATTTTGGCTTTTAATATGGATGTTTACCCCGTTACCAATGCACAATATCTTGCTTTTGTCCAAAAGTATCCGGAATACAGTCGCTCTAAAATGAAAGGAATATTTGCTGATAAGAGTTATTTGTCACAATGGCAGAGTGATTTTAATTATGGAAAAAACAATTTGAGTAACGCACCAGTGACCAATGTTTCTTGGTTTGCTGCCAAAAAATATTGCGAATGCCAAGGAAAACGTTTACCCAAGATGGACGAATGGGAATACGTGGCCATGGCCGATGAAAAACGAATAGATGCGCGTAGCAAAGAAGATTTTAATAAATATATCATGTCTTGGTATGAAAAGCCCAAAACCGATACGAATCCTGTAGGGCAGACCTTCAAAAATTATTGGGGGGTTTATGACATGCATGGACTCGTTTGGGAATGGACGGCCGATTTCAATAGTATTTTTCTTTCCGGTGAATCCAGAAAAGATAAGGACACTGATAAGAATCTCTTTTGCGGAAGCGGATCGGTGAATGCAACCGATCTAATGAATTATGCTGCCTTTATGCGTTATGCTTTCCGAGGAAGTCTTAAAGCCAGATACACTACAAAAAACCTTGGTTTTAGATGTGCTACTGATAAAATACCACAACCCAAATCAATTCAAAAATCAAAGAAATGA
- a CDS encoding SCO family protein, producing the protein MKPIIQKYQKSAIKNSVSRKLFLGFMLLLLSLQGCIKKSESDLKEKVISDLSIYNLPSKWTNQNGENLEMKDLKGQVLVMVMIYTSCKAACPRLVADMRNIEQRLPENIKDKVKLVLVSIDPKVDTPTRLKAFSIENKMEGNQWLFLRSTEENTREFAAVLAVNYKKIAPLDFSHSNIISVFNSDGELTYQQEGLGVNSDQTIEKITEEAEKTN; encoded by the coding sequence ATGAAACCTATAATTCAAAAATACCAGAAATCAGCAATTAAGAATAGTGTAAGTAGAAAACTGTTTTTAGGTTTTATGCTACTCCTGTTGTCCTTACAGGGCTGTATTAAAAAATCAGAGTCAGATCTAAAAGAGAAAGTAATTTCTGATTTATCTATTTACAATCTTCCTTCCAAATGGACTAATCAAAATGGTGAGAATTTAGAAATGAAAGATTTGAAAGGCCAAGTATTAGTCATGGTAATGATTTACACTTCCTGTAAAGCAGCCTGTCCTAGATTAGTGGCCGATATGCGAAATATTGAACAGCGCTTACCAGAAAATATCAAAGACAAAGTCAAACTGGTTTTAGTGAGTATAGACCCAAAAGTGGATACTCCAACACGATTGAAAGCTTTTTCGATTGAAAATAAAATGGAGGGAAATCAATGGCTTTTCCTGCGTTCAACCGAAGAAAATACAAGAGAATTTGCCGCAGTTTTGGCGGTCAATTATAAAAAAATAGCTCCTTTGGATTTCTCGCATTCCAATATCATAAGCGTTTTTAATTCCGACGGTGAATTGACTTATCAGCAGGAAGGTTTGGGAGTAAATTCAGATCAAACAATAGAGAAAATCACTGAAGAAGCGGAGAAAACAAACTAG
- a CDS encoding alginate export family protein, with protein sequence MKLIKKISLLLIVMTGLGTYAQEFEANLQLRPRFEYRNGYKSPISNADDATSFISQRSRLNLNFKQEKLQTKLSLQNIRTWGDVATTTTADKNGIAVFEAWAQYDFDSNWSARLGRQIISYDNQRIFGEIDWAQQGQSHDAVVFSFHPKNHKLDLGFALNADKENLVLPSTVYTTNYKSMQYAWYHTQFSKLNMSVLLLNTGYEYAKTVTDLKVDYKQTFGTYLSYKENKWDTNLGLYAQTGKSNGNNLSAWYLGANLGYVLTSEFKMVLGYEFLSGKDQDDNTSDNKSFSPLFGTNHGFNGFMDYFYVGNHLNSVGLQDAYLKLNYNIDKWQLALIPHVFHAPNSVLDSFSNKMHSYLGTEIDFSVGYTVQKDIVASAGYSQMFASSTLERVKNVTNPSNNNNWAWVMISFNPKLFATK encoded by the coding sequence ATGAAATTAATAAAAAAAATTAGTTTGTTATTGATAGTGATGACAGGCTTAGGAACTTATGCGCAAGAATTTGAAGCAAATCTCCAACTTAGACCCCGTTTCGAATACAGAAATGGTTATAAAAGCCCAATATCAAATGCTGATGATGCGACTTCTTTTATATCCCAGCGTTCCCGTTTGAATTTGAACTTCAAACAAGAAAAACTTCAAACAAAGTTGAGCCTGCAAAATATACGTACTTGGGGTGATGTTGCCACAACTACCACAGCCGATAAAAACGGAATTGCTGTTTTTGAGGCTTGGGCTCAATATGATTTTGATTCTAATTGGAGCGCACGCTTAGGCCGTCAGATAATCTCCTATGATAATCAACGAATCTTTGGTGAAATTGATTGGGCACAACAGGGACAAAGCCATGATGCAGTGGTTTTTTCTTTTCATCCAAAAAATCATAAATTGGATTTGGGATTTGCATTGAATGCGGATAAAGAAAATCTAGTGCTTCCATCTACGGTCTATACCACCAATTATAAATCAATGCAATATGCTTGGTATCATACTCAGTTTAGCAAGTTAAATATGAGTGTACTATTGTTGAATACGGGCTATGAATATGCAAAGACAGTTACAGATTTAAAAGTCGATTACAAACAGACTTTTGGTACTTATCTATCGTATAAAGAAAATAAATGGGATACTAATTTAGGATTGTATGCCCAAACTGGAAAAAGTAATGGTAACAATTTGAGTGCTTGGTATCTGGGAGCTAATTTAGGTTATGTTCTTACATCAGAATTTAAAATGGTACTGGGATATGAATTTCTTTCGGGTAAAGATCAAGATGATAATACAAGTGATAATAAATCATTCAGTCCTCTTTTTGGAACTAATCACGGATTCAATGGGTTTATGGATTATTTCTATGTGGGTAATCACTTGAATAGTGTGGGTTTGCAAGATGCTTATTTGAAACTAAATTATAATATTGATAAATGGCAGTTGGCTTTAATTCCGCATGTTTTCCATGCTCCTAATAGTGTTTTAGATTCGTTTAGTAATAAAATGCACAGTTATTTAGGCACCGAGATTGATTTTTCAGTCGGTTATACCGTTCAAAAAGATATTGTCGCTTCGGCAGGCTATTCTCAAATGTTTGCATCATCAACTTTAGAAAGAGTAAAGAATGTTACTAATCCATCAAATAACAATAATTGGGCATGGGTAATGATTTCATTTAATCCAAAACTATTTGCTACAAAATAG
- a CDS encoding transposase, whose amino-acid sequence MKKVRKIYDSSFKEQAVQLSYDRTNVSELARELGITAPQLYKWRKEFETFGEGSFPGKGNLKQTPEQAKIHELEKKLKDAELERDILKKAIGIFSKSGR is encoded by the coding sequence ATGAAAAAAGTCCGTAAAATTTATGATTCAAGTTTTAAAGAACAGGCAGTTCAACTGAGCTATGACAGAACCAATGTTTCAGAGCTTGCAAGAGAATTAGGTATAACAGCCCCACAATTATATAAATGGCGCAAAGAATTTGAGACCTTTGGAGAAGGAAGTTTTCCTGGAAAAGGAAATTTAAAACAAACTCCAGAGCAAGCAAAAATTCATGAATTAGAGAAAAAGCTCAAAGATGCAGAGTTGGAACGCGATATATTAAAAAAAGCAATCGGCATTTTTTCCAAGAGCGGTCGATGA
- the istB gene encoding IS21-like element helper ATPase IstB has translation MKLYGMHNAFKTAIESGKTDHYTLDQFVSMLIDAEWDERHNRRIERSIKNARFHYKSNIESINFDQTRNLDRNMVLRLAECEFVEKNENILITGSTGVGKSYLGTALGYQACIQGFKVSYFNTSKLFAKLKMAKADGSYLRELARIERQDVIILDDFGLQALDSHNRITLLEIIEDRHNNGSIIVTSQIPVQGWYDIIGEKTIADAILDRLIHQSHRIELHGESMRKKRGINKS, from the coding sequence ATGAAGCTTTATGGTATGCATAATGCTTTTAAAACCGCCATTGAAAGCGGGAAAACTGACCATTACACACTTGATCAGTTTGTATCGATGCTTATTGATGCCGAATGGGATGAAAGGCATAATCGTCGCATTGAACGCAGTATCAAAAATGCCCGATTCCATTACAAATCAAATATTGAAAGTATCAATTTTGACCAAACCCGTAATCTGGATCGAAACATGGTGCTACGTCTGGCAGAATGCGAATTTGTAGAGAAAAACGAAAACATTTTAATCACAGGAAGTACTGGTGTAGGTAAGAGTTATTTAGGTACAGCATTAGGTTATCAAGCCTGTATACAGGGTTTTAAGGTAAGTTATTTTAATACTTCAAAGTTGTTTGCTAAATTAAAAATGGCCAAAGCAGATGGTTCTTATCTTCGAGAACTGGCAAGAATAGAACGGCAAGATGTTATTATACTGGACGATTTTGGACTCCAAGCATTAGATAGTCATAACCGAATTACCCTTTTAGAGATCATTGAAGACAGACATAATAATGGTTCTATAATTGTAACATCACAAATCCCAGTGCAAGGCTGGTATGACATCATTGGAGAAAAAACAATAGCTGATGCAATTTTGGATAGGCTGATACATCAATCTCACCGAATCGAATTGCACGGAGAATCTATGAGAAAAAAAAGGGGCATAAACAAAAGCTAA